In the genome of Pogona vitticeps strain Pit_001003342236 chromosome 13, PviZW2.1, whole genome shotgun sequence, one region contains:
- the PALB2 gene encoding partner and localizer of BRCA2 isoform X1 encodes MEPARDRALTPQEKAQLKEKLALLKREYTRTFHRLKRAERAEKVKRYVKKTVAEQNLLLLQGKAEKDDTEPLGRSAHEEASGKVQVGPCSSASPTKPTSVSFKPEAEVFGPEHDLPQSSGSEHASEGCGRPCLSLERPVAGKRQSQLSRRKTRASWGAAFALEKREASSGSETLQREPASVGRSQSPVFKRRRSSQEALETGKMCLSATTEGGSSGITPVVPEPECSQETIFPSLSHSLACRSSQAGRGASPDHPREAGILAFAEGAVAQADFRNARKEPALVEKEQVQGQAVEENPGGWAGSAVSGGPAPHAWLGEERMCQEAENSGSCNGDSSVSRPNAEGLGDRLEAGSLFLEGDSSAASPKNVLSSCTVVEGLLFPVEYYVRTTRRMSSCQREVNLEAVIQSQLGKSRRGKRLPHKETLAERGEGLPALGAHGATASPLPPASPSRVSGAVSRRSSCLAESEEILPPRGRGRLGRGASSCTSQDLLEVTLPEAAGGLPPRGKEGSCGEGRAAAFQLNVELKRRARRGPAAPRCRARRGLEAASEAALSSSVPEAASGLPASNGNSTLCLFESQLPEQDGNLGWPGPEPGEAASPPDESPEASLDGGRGRRPQRSPSLFESDFGASASTSPRKEEEEEEEGSLFKRLPSRLNVQEFCLPEEEFGLLKLEKCKPSPATSLEAPDAAESPGAPPCDGRTGPEPGATGREDSSGGPMPAGKEPSSPRWLPPGLLGKGFPSSEWLLSPALEGGSCPRESQLLTPAFPLVGATPASQALPPSQILSQTLSVAPSQGTPNAARETGPLGEASSPPGSGTRRPRSQSQGKPSRGPEGEAPSLEERQSPAAESLHHNRDTSEQKETTAKGPVEALDDCRSEGRLQMTSKLQSFSGSCLVDVSTVEWEAAELCLVTATERTVTLWKHLDPDHWEAACTWHSAKVPVLRIIPLPGACGFVCVALGRLEVEELRFLLPSSEAGRFEQSLAKAGDVKALLGLQGRRLVTSCGSLQDQEVEVTSFSEAGRSRDRRALMAPEETLKAFAEVDGMEEALVGMTAVNSVVVWNVTSGQLLRRIPVGYSYPATLCPRAYSDSGLLFVVVSHPHSKESKSCGRPAFRLVALNPKTARSLGVMALSLPPGTGGRYLEGDVRGASAAAVLTSGSIAVWDLFLGQCTALLPPSPEGQWSLVRWSATEACLLAGQDNGSVCIYSYTASLHSA; translated from the exons ATGGAGCCTGCCCGGGACCGAGCGCTGACCCCACAAGAGAAGGCGCAG CTGAAAGAGAAGCTGGCTCTACTGAAAAGAGAATACACTAGGACCTTCCACAGATTGAAG CGTGCTGAAAGAGCCGAGAAGGTAAAACGTTATGTCAAGAAAACAGTGGCCGAGCAAAATTTGCTGCTTCTGCAAGGCAAGGCTGAGAAGGATGATACAG AACCCCTCGGCCGGTCAGCTCACGAGGAGGcctctgggaaggtccaggttgGTCCTTGTTCATCAGCGAGTCCCACAAAACCCACCTCTGTCAGCTTCAAGCCGGAGGCCGAGGTCTTCGGCCCAGAACACGACTTGCCCCAGTCTTCTGGTTCTGAACATGCCAGCGAAGGCTGCGGGAGGCCTTGCTTGAGCCTTGAGCGTCCTGTCGCTGGCAAAAGGCAGAGTCAGCTGTCGAGAAGGAAAACCAGAGCCTCTTGGGGGGCAGCCTTCGCCTTGGAGAAGAGAGAAGCCTCCTCTGGGTCTGAAACACTTCAGAGGGAGCCAGCCAGTGTTGGGAGGTCACAGTCGCCAGTCTTTAAGAGAAGGAGGAGCAGCCAGGAAGCTTTGGAGACAGGCAAGATGTGTCTTTCAGCCACAACTGAAGGAGGAAGCAGTGGCATTACTCCTGTGGTGCCAGAGCCAGAGTGCTCGCAGGAGACCATCTTTCCCAGCCTCTCACACTCACTTGCGTGTCGCTCATCTCAAGCGGGCCGAGGGGCCTCCCCTGACCACCCTCGTGAGGCAGGCATCCTCGCCTTTGCTGAAGGCGCTGTGGCACAGGCAGACTTCCGGAACGCAAGAAAAGAGCCTGCGCTCGTGGAAAAGGAACAGGTGCAGGGACAGGCGGTTGAGGAAAATCCAGGAGGTTGGGCAGGCTCAGCGGTGTCCGGGGGGCCTGCCCCCCACGCGTGGCTTGGTGAAGAGAGAATGTGCCAGGAGGCTGAGAACTCGGGTAGCTGTAATGGTGACTCTTCCGTCAGCAGACCAAACGCCGAGGGTTTAGGAGACCGGCTGGAAGCTGGGTCTCTCTTCCTAGAAGGGGATTCTTCGGCCGCTTCCCCGAAGAATGTGCTCAGCTCGTGTACGGTAGTGGAGGGGCTCCTGTTCCCGGTTGAGTATTACGTGAGAACGACGCGGCGAATGTCCAGTTGCCAGAGGGAGGTGAACCTGGAGGCCGTCATCCAGAGTCAGCTGGGGAAAAGCAGGAGAGGGAAGAGACTTCCTCACAAGGAGACGTTGGCAGAAAGGGGAGAGGGCCTCCCAGCCCTCGGCGCTCACGGGGCCACTGCTTCTCCTTTGCCACCTGCCTCCCCTTCTCGTGTGAGTGGGGCCGTTTCCAGGAGGAGCAGCTGCCTGGCTGAGAGCGAGGAGATCCTGCCACCCAGGGGAAGGGGGAGGCTGGGCCGCGGGGCCTCATCCTGCACCTCGCAAGACCTGTTGGAGGTCACGCTTCCTGAGGCGGCCGGTGGTCTTCCTCCCAGAGGGAAAGAAGGCTCTTGTGGTGAAGGCAGGGCGGCAGCCTTCCAACTGAATGTGGAATTGAAGAGGAGAGCCAGGAGAGGACCGGCTGCGCCTCGGTGCCGTGCCCGCCGAGGCCTCGAGGCAGCGTCAGAAGCCGCCCTGAGCTCCTCTGTGCCGGAGGCTGCCTCGGGCCTCCCTGCTAGCAATGGGAATAGCACGCTGTGCCTTTTTGAAAGTCAGCTGCCTGAACAGGATGGGAACCTGGGCTGGCCCGGCCCTGAGCCGGGTGAAGCAGCTTCGCCTCCTGATGAGTCACCCGAGGCCTCCCTGGACG GGGGAAGAGGACGTCGACCTCAGaggtctccctccctctttgagTCTGATTTTGGGGCTTCAGCATCCACCTCTcccagaaaggaggaggaggaggaggaggagggatcccTTTTCAAGAGGCTGCCTTCAAGGCTCAACGTCCAAGAATTCTGCCTCCCGGAAGAGGAATTTGGCCTCCTGAAACTGGAAAAATGCAAACCCTCTCCTGCAACGTCCCTGGAGGCTCCTGATGCTGCAGAATCGCCCGGGGCCCCTCCGTGTGATGGCAGGACCGGTCCTGAACCCGGTGCAACTGGGAGAGAGGACTCCAGTGGTGGTCCCATGCCTGCCGGGAAAGAGCCTTCTTCGCCCCGCTGGCTCCCCCCAGGCTTGCTTGGGAAAGGCTTCCCCTCGAGCGAGTGGCTCCTCTCTCCGGCCTTGGAGGGCGGGAGCTGCCCACGGGAGTCCCAGCTGCTGACCCCAGCTTTCCCTCTGGTGGGGGCCACCCCAGCCTCCCAGGCGTTGCCCCCGAGCCAGATCTTGTCCCAGACATTGAGTGTTGCTCCTTCACAAGGGACGCCCAACGCAGCGAGAGAGACGGGACCTCTTGGGGAGGCCTCGTCTCCGCCAGGAAGTGGCACAAGGAGACCCCGGTCCCAGAGTCAAGGCAAACCCAGCCGGGGGCCTGAAGGGGAAGCGCCGAGCCTTGAGGAACGGCAGTCCCCAGCCGCAGAGTCTCTGCACCATAACAGGGACACCTCCGAACAG aaagaaACAACGGCAAAGGGCCCAGTAGAAGCCCTGGATGATTGCCGGAGCGAGGGGCGCTTGCAGATGACTTCGAAACTGCAG AGCTTCTCCGGGTCCTGCTTGGTGGATGTGAGCACCGTGGAGTGGGAAGCGGCGGAGCTGTGTCTGGTGACAGCGACTGAGAGGACGGTGACTCTCTGGAAACACTTGGATCCTGACCACTGGGAGGCTGCCTGCACCTGGCATTCTGCCAAG GTTCCGGTCCTTCGGATCATTCCCCTGCCGGGAGCCTGCGGCTTTGTCTGCGTGGCCTTGGGCCGCCTGGAGGTGGAAGAACTAAG ATTCTTGCTTCCTTCTTCAGAGGCTGGACGCTTTGAGCAATCGCTGGCCAAAGCGGGAGACGTGAAAGCTCTTCTTGGACTTCAGGGCAGAAGGCTGGTCACCAGCTGTGGCTCACTCCAGGACCAAGAGGTGGAAGTCACGTCCTTCTCCGAGGCAGGGAG GAGCCGGGACAGGCGGGCCTTGATGGCTCCCGAAGAGACCCTGAAGGCTTTTGCTGAAGTGGACGGGATGGAGGAGGCTTTGGTTGGCATGACAGCCGTGAACTCTGTTGTGGTCTG GAACGTGACCTCCGGCCAGCTGCTGAGAAGGATCCCGGTGGGTTACTCCTACCCAGCGACTCTCTGCCCCAGGGCCTACTCGGACTCG GGTCTCCTCTTTGTGGTTGTAAGTCATCCGCACTCCAAAGAGAGCAAGTCCTGTGGGAGGCCTGCCTTCCGGTTAGTTGCCCTCAATCCCAAAACAGCCAGGAGCTTAGGAGTGATGGCCTTATCCCTTCCGCCGGGCACTGGGGGAAG ATATCTGGAAGGTGACGTGAGGGGCGCCTCTGCAGCCGCTGTGCTGACGTCAGGATCCATTGCTGTGTGGGATCTGTTTCTCGGGCAGTGCACGGCTCTCCTGCCCCCCAGCCCTGAAGGGCAGTGGTCTCTGGTCAGGTGGTCAGCGACCGAGGCTTGTTTGCTGGCCGGGCAAGACAACGGCAGCGTCTGCATTTATAGTTACACAGCAAGCCTGCACTCGGCTTGA
- the NDUFAB1 gene encoding acyl carrier protein, mitochondrial, with translation MAARVLSFSSACLRRWPRAAPLSLPRAPASSTAAAPAALGARLGGLPQPALSFPGPSRLPLQVSGTFLQFVRHSSGEPLSLDSIKERVLYVLKLYDKIDPEKLTVNSHFMKDLGLDSLDQVEIIMAMEDEFGFEIPDHEAEKLMCPQEIVDYVADRHDVYE, from the exons ATGGCGGCCCgtgtcctctccttctcctccgccTGCCTCCGGCGGTGGCCGCGCGCCGCCCCGCTCAGCCTCCCGCGAGCCCCCGCCTCCAgcaccgccgccgcccccgccgccctcGGGGCTCGCCTGGGCGGCCTCCCGCAGCCGGCGCTCTCGTTCCCGGGGCCCTCCAGGCTCCCGCTGCAG GTCTCTGGTACTTTCCTGCAGTTTGTTCGTCATTCTTCGGGGGAGCCTCTGAGCTTGGATAGCATCAAGGAACGGGTGCTCTACGTTTTGAAATTGTACGATAAGATAGATCCAGAAAAG cTCACAGTAAATTCCCACTTTATGAAAGATCTGGGCTTGGATAGTTTGGACCAAGTGGAGATCATCATGGCCATGGAAGACGAATTTG GTTTTGAAATCCCTGATCATGAAGCAGAGAAGCTGATGTGTCCTCAAGAGATCGTAGATTATGTAGCCGATCGGCATGATGTATATGAATAA
- the DCTN5 gene encoding dynactin subunit 5 — protein sequence MELSEMLYNKSEYIETASGNKVSRQSVLCGSQNIVLNGKTIVMNDCIIRGDLANVRVGRHCVVKSRSVIRPPFKKFSKGVAFFPLHIGDHVFIEEDCVVNAAQIGSYVHIGKNCVIGRRCVLKDCCKILDNTVLPPETVVPPFTVFSGCPGLFSGELPECTQELMIDVTKTYYQKFLPLTQV from the exons ATGGAGCTGAGCGAGATGCTCTACAACAAGTCCGAGTACATCGAAACG gcCTCCGGGAACAAGGTGAGCCGGCAGTCGGTGCTGTGTGGAAGCCAGAACATTGTGCTCAATGGGAAG ACAATTGTCATGAATGACTGCATCATTCGAGGGGACTTGGCCAACGTGCGGGTGGGCCGCCACTGTGTGGTGAAAAGCCGAAGCGTTATTCGTCCCCCATTCAAGAAATTCAGCAAGGG GGTTGCCTTCTTTCCCCTGCACATTGGAGACCACGTCTTTATTGAAGAGGACTGTGTGGTTAACGCTGCTCAGATCGGCTCCTACGTCCACATAGGGAAGAACTGTGTCATT GGCCGCCGGTGTGTCCTGAAAGACTGCTGTAAAATACTAGACAACACTGTGCTGCCTCCAGAAACAGTGGTCCCTCCTTTTACGGTCTTCTCAGGCTGTCCAG GGCTTTTCTCCGGAGAACTCCCCGAGTGTACACAGGAGCTGATGATTGATGTCACCAAGACCTACTATCAGAAGTTCCTGCCCCTCACCCAGGTGTAG
- the PALB2 gene encoding partner and localizer of BRCA2 isoform X2 — MEPARDRALTPQEKAQLKEKLALLKREYTRTFHRLKRAERAEKVKRYVKKTVAEQNLLLLQGKAEKDDTEPLGRSAHEEASGKVQVGPCSSASPTKPTSVSFKPEAEVFGPEHDLPQSSGSEHASEGCGRPCLSLERPVAGKRQSQLSRRKTRASWGAAFALEKREASSGSETLQREPASVGRSQSPVFKRRRSSQEALETGKMCLSATTEGGSSGITPVVPEPECSQETIFPSLSHSLACRSSQAGRGASPDHPREAGILAFAEGAVAQADFRNARKEPALVEKEQVQGQAVEENPGGWAGSAVSGGPAPHAWLGEERMCQEAENSGSCNGDSSVSRPNAEGLGDRLEAGSLFLEGDSSAASPKNVLSSCTVVEGLLFPVEYYVRTTRRMSSCQREVNLEAVIQSQLGKSRRGKRLPHKETLAERGEGLPALGAHGATASPLPPASPSRVSGAVSRRSSCLAESEEILPPRGRGRLGRGASSCTSQDLLEVTLPEAAGGLPPRGKEGSCGEGRAAAFQLNVELKRRARRGPAAPRCRARRGLEAASEAALSSSVPEAASGLPASNGNSTLCLFESQLPEQDGNLGWPGPEPGEAASPPDESPEASLDGGRGRRPQRSPSLFESDFGASASTSPRKEEEEEEEGSLFKRLPSRLNVQEFCLPEEEFGLLKLEKCKPSPATSLEAPDAAESPGAPPCDGRTGPEPGATGREDSSGGPMPAGKEPSSPRWLPPGLLGKGFPSSEWLLSPALEGGSCPRESQLLTPAFPLVGATPASQALPPSQILSQTLSVAPSQGTPNAARETGPLGEASSPPGSGTRRPRSQSQGKPSRGPEGEAPSLEERQSPAAESLHHNRDTSEQKETTAKGPVEALDDCRSEGRLQMTSKLQSFSGSCLVDVSTVEWEAAELCLVTATERTVTLWKHLDPDHWEAACTWHSAKVPVLRIIPLPGACGFVCVALGRLEVEELRDLIPSKSTLGESERLTRHLSL, encoded by the exons ATGGAGCCTGCCCGGGACCGAGCGCTGACCCCACAAGAGAAGGCGCAG CTGAAAGAGAAGCTGGCTCTACTGAAAAGAGAATACACTAGGACCTTCCACAGATTGAAG CGTGCTGAAAGAGCCGAGAAGGTAAAACGTTATGTCAAGAAAACAGTGGCCGAGCAAAATTTGCTGCTTCTGCAAGGCAAGGCTGAGAAGGATGATACAG AACCCCTCGGCCGGTCAGCTCACGAGGAGGcctctgggaaggtccaggttgGTCCTTGTTCATCAGCGAGTCCCACAAAACCCACCTCTGTCAGCTTCAAGCCGGAGGCCGAGGTCTTCGGCCCAGAACACGACTTGCCCCAGTCTTCTGGTTCTGAACATGCCAGCGAAGGCTGCGGGAGGCCTTGCTTGAGCCTTGAGCGTCCTGTCGCTGGCAAAAGGCAGAGTCAGCTGTCGAGAAGGAAAACCAGAGCCTCTTGGGGGGCAGCCTTCGCCTTGGAGAAGAGAGAAGCCTCCTCTGGGTCTGAAACACTTCAGAGGGAGCCAGCCAGTGTTGGGAGGTCACAGTCGCCAGTCTTTAAGAGAAGGAGGAGCAGCCAGGAAGCTTTGGAGACAGGCAAGATGTGTCTTTCAGCCACAACTGAAGGAGGAAGCAGTGGCATTACTCCTGTGGTGCCAGAGCCAGAGTGCTCGCAGGAGACCATCTTTCCCAGCCTCTCACACTCACTTGCGTGTCGCTCATCTCAAGCGGGCCGAGGGGCCTCCCCTGACCACCCTCGTGAGGCAGGCATCCTCGCCTTTGCTGAAGGCGCTGTGGCACAGGCAGACTTCCGGAACGCAAGAAAAGAGCCTGCGCTCGTGGAAAAGGAACAGGTGCAGGGACAGGCGGTTGAGGAAAATCCAGGAGGTTGGGCAGGCTCAGCGGTGTCCGGGGGGCCTGCCCCCCACGCGTGGCTTGGTGAAGAGAGAATGTGCCAGGAGGCTGAGAACTCGGGTAGCTGTAATGGTGACTCTTCCGTCAGCAGACCAAACGCCGAGGGTTTAGGAGACCGGCTGGAAGCTGGGTCTCTCTTCCTAGAAGGGGATTCTTCGGCCGCTTCCCCGAAGAATGTGCTCAGCTCGTGTACGGTAGTGGAGGGGCTCCTGTTCCCGGTTGAGTATTACGTGAGAACGACGCGGCGAATGTCCAGTTGCCAGAGGGAGGTGAACCTGGAGGCCGTCATCCAGAGTCAGCTGGGGAAAAGCAGGAGAGGGAAGAGACTTCCTCACAAGGAGACGTTGGCAGAAAGGGGAGAGGGCCTCCCAGCCCTCGGCGCTCACGGGGCCACTGCTTCTCCTTTGCCACCTGCCTCCCCTTCTCGTGTGAGTGGGGCCGTTTCCAGGAGGAGCAGCTGCCTGGCTGAGAGCGAGGAGATCCTGCCACCCAGGGGAAGGGGGAGGCTGGGCCGCGGGGCCTCATCCTGCACCTCGCAAGACCTGTTGGAGGTCACGCTTCCTGAGGCGGCCGGTGGTCTTCCTCCCAGAGGGAAAGAAGGCTCTTGTGGTGAAGGCAGGGCGGCAGCCTTCCAACTGAATGTGGAATTGAAGAGGAGAGCCAGGAGAGGACCGGCTGCGCCTCGGTGCCGTGCCCGCCGAGGCCTCGAGGCAGCGTCAGAAGCCGCCCTGAGCTCCTCTGTGCCGGAGGCTGCCTCGGGCCTCCCTGCTAGCAATGGGAATAGCACGCTGTGCCTTTTTGAAAGTCAGCTGCCTGAACAGGATGGGAACCTGGGCTGGCCCGGCCCTGAGCCGGGTGAAGCAGCTTCGCCTCCTGATGAGTCACCCGAGGCCTCCCTGGACG GGGGAAGAGGACGTCGACCTCAGaggtctccctccctctttgagTCTGATTTTGGGGCTTCAGCATCCACCTCTcccagaaaggaggaggaggaggaggaggagggatcccTTTTCAAGAGGCTGCCTTCAAGGCTCAACGTCCAAGAATTCTGCCTCCCGGAAGAGGAATTTGGCCTCCTGAAACTGGAAAAATGCAAACCCTCTCCTGCAACGTCCCTGGAGGCTCCTGATGCTGCAGAATCGCCCGGGGCCCCTCCGTGTGATGGCAGGACCGGTCCTGAACCCGGTGCAACTGGGAGAGAGGACTCCAGTGGTGGTCCCATGCCTGCCGGGAAAGAGCCTTCTTCGCCCCGCTGGCTCCCCCCAGGCTTGCTTGGGAAAGGCTTCCCCTCGAGCGAGTGGCTCCTCTCTCCGGCCTTGGAGGGCGGGAGCTGCCCACGGGAGTCCCAGCTGCTGACCCCAGCTTTCCCTCTGGTGGGGGCCACCCCAGCCTCCCAGGCGTTGCCCCCGAGCCAGATCTTGTCCCAGACATTGAGTGTTGCTCCTTCACAAGGGACGCCCAACGCAGCGAGAGAGACGGGACCTCTTGGGGAGGCCTCGTCTCCGCCAGGAAGTGGCACAAGGAGACCCCGGTCCCAGAGTCAAGGCAAACCCAGCCGGGGGCCTGAAGGGGAAGCGCCGAGCCTTGAGGAACGGCAGTCCCCAGCCGCAGAGTCTCTGCACCATAACAGGGACACCTCCGAACAG aaagaaACAACGGCAAAGGGCCCAGTAGAAGCCCTGGATGATTGCCGGAGCGAGGGGCGCTTGCAGATGACTTCGAAACTGCAG AGCTTCTCCGGGTCCTGCTTGGTGGATGTGAGCACCGTGGAGTGGGAAGCGGCGGAGCTGTGTCTGGTGACAGCGACTGAGAGGACGGTGACTCTCTGGAAACACTTGGATCCTGACCACTGGGAGGCTGCCTGCACCTGGCATTCTGCCAAG GTTCCGGTCCTTCGGATCATTCCCCTGCCGGGAGCCTGCGGCTTTGTCTGCGTGGCCTTGGGCCGCCTGGAGGTGGAAGAACTAAG gGACTTGATTCCAAGTAAATCTACTTTGGGTGAGAGTGAGAGGCTGACGAGGCACCTCTCTTTGTAG